A DNA window from Nitrospira sp. contains the following coding sequences:
- a CDS encoding putative periplasmic serine endoprotease DegP-like (Evidence 3 : Putative function from multiple computational evidences; MaGe:77311016), which translates to MKELVQKAVVASCAVVAVGAMLAWGGQPLPFSHASSGAAAAAAGAPPIVSAANGFTEVAKAVTPAVVNITTVMGEKASDGRKIPDELRDRMEEFFGGPGGPRGFRGPQGPGEPRGHRGGGQGSGVIVSAEGYVLTNNHVIDGAKEVTVTLPDKREFKGTIVGTDPKTDLAVVKIDGQNLPAVVWGDATKLQVGEYVLAVGNPFGLNSTVTLGIVSALGRGRMGITQYEDFIQTDAAINPGNSGGALVNTRGELVGINTAIFSQTGGYQGVGFAVPTSMSKPIYESLVKSGKVVRGYLGVGIQDLSQDLAKSFGIKQAAGALVSDVKEESPAGQAGLKQGDVIVAYQGSPVEDAVALQRLVTRTTVGMKVPVKVIRDGHEKDLTVTIGEQPDTTKVAKAEVGEADYAFAGVAVQDLDRETAKELGLKGKTQGVVVTGIEPESGAEKAGLMTGDVIREINRQPVKSVKEFEKASSAIKKGENVLILIDRRGNALFLTAKV; encoded by the coding sequence ATGAAGGAGTTGGTTCAGAAGGCGGTCGTTGCGAGTTGTGCCGTCGTCGCGGTGGGAGCGATGCTGGCCTGGGGCGGGCAACCGTTGCCCTTTTCCCATGCCTCCAGTGGAGCTGCGGCGGCGGCTGCCGGGGCGCCGCCGATTGTTTCGGCGGCGAACGGGTTTACGGAAGTGGCCAAGGCGGTCACGCCGGCGGTGGTCAATATCACAACCGTCATGGGAGAGAAAGCTTCCGACGGGCGGAAGATTCCCGATGAGTTGCGCGACCGGATGGAAGAATTTTTTGGCGGGCCCGGCGGCCCCCGCGGATTTCGCGGGCCGCAAGGTCCGGGTGAGCCGCGCGGGCATCGCGGCGGCGGTCAAGGCTCCGGCGTGATCGTGTCCGCGGAGGGCTATGTGCTGACGAATAATCATGTGATCGACGGCGCGAAGGAAGTCACGGTGACGTTGCCGGACAAACGTGAATTCAAAGGCACGATTGTCGGAACGGATCCCAAAACGGATTTGGCGGTGGTGAAGATCGATGGACAGAATTTGCCGGCGGTTGTGTGGGGCGATGCCACCAAACTGCAAGTCGGTGAATATGTGCTGGCGGTCGGAAATCCGTTTGGATTGAATTCGACGGTGACGCTCGGCATCGTGAGCGCGCTGGGTCGCGGCCGGATGGGCATCACGCAGTATGAAGACTTCATTCAGACGGATGCCGCCATCAATCCAGGGAACTCCGGCGGCGCCTTGGTCAATACGCGCGGAGAACTGGTCGGGATCAATACGGCGATCTTCTCACAGACCGGCGGCTATCAGGGCGTGGGGTTTGCCGTGCCGACCAGCATGAGCAAGCCGATCTATGAAAGTCTGGTCAAGAGCGGCAAGGTCGTGCGCGGCTATCTGGGTGTCGGAATCCAGGATCTCAGCCAGGATCTCGCCAAGTCGTTCGGGATCAAACAGGCCGCGGGCGCGCTAGTCAGCGACGTGAAGGAAGAGAGTCCGGCAGGCCAGGCCGGGCTGAAGCAGGGCGATGTGATCGTTGCATATCAAGGCTCGCCAGTTGAGGACGCGGTGGCGCTCCAGCGCCTTGTGACCAGGACGACGGTCGGGATGAAAGTGCCGGTCAAGGTGATCCGCGACGGCCATGAGAAAGACCTCACGGTGACGATTGGAGAACAGCCGGATACGACGAAGGTTGCGAAAGCCGAAGTTGGTGAAGCGGATTATGCGTTCGCCGGAGTGGCTGTCCAAGACTTGGATCGGGAAACCGCGAAGGAGCTAGGTCTCAAGGGCAAGACGCAAGGAGTCGTCGTGACCGGCATCGAGCCGGAGAGCGGCGCCGAGAAAGCCGGTTTGATGACGGGCGATGTCATTCGTGAGATCAACCGCCAGCCGGTCAAGTCGGTTAAGGAATTCGAGAAAGCGTCGTCGGCGATCAAGAAGGGTGAGAATGTCCTGATCTTGATCGACCGCCGCGGCAACGCGCTATTCCTGACCGCGAAGGTGTAG
- a CDS encoding Succinate dehydrogenase flavoprotein subunit (MaGe:77311019), producing the protein MGRESSVSTREREDFFLLSRSAVVTKRTHLHDILIVGAGLAGMRAALAAPGHLDVALISKVHPVRSHSVAAQGGINAALGENDSWEAHAFDTAKGGLYLGDQDAIEAMCREAPGDILELERLGVIFSRDAQGRIAQRPFGGAGFPRTCYAADRTGHALLHALYEQILKRRTTVYEEWYVTALVVEGGVCRGVIAWDIVHGGLRLIQAKAVILATGGSGRAFLTSTNAVINTGDGMALAYRAGAPLMDMEFVQFHPTTLKDTGILITEGARGEGGYLLNTLGERFLKRYAPEQMELATRSTVSLAIGQEILEGRGVDGCVLLDLRHLGRDKIVERLPQIRQIAMEFAGLDPVETPIPIRPGAHYQMGGVRANQWGETAIPGLFAAGECACVSVHGANRLGGNSLLETIVFGRRAGTRAGEYVGAVGHEVPAGHHLAEERDRVERLLSQRGAERAWQVRQALGEALSMNLGIFRTRESMAAAEHKVRDLRQRAAAVTVQDKGRVFNTDLIQALELQCLVELAETIVVGALAREESRGAHYRSDFPTRNDAVWLRHTLAQRTPGGANLSYAPVTITRFQPK; encoded by the coding sequence ATGGGGAGGGAGAGTTCTGTAAGTACAAGGGAGCGAGAAGATTTTTTCCTCCTGTCGCGGAGCGCGGTGGTCACGAAACGAACACATCTGCACGACATTCTCATCGTCGGCGCCGGGCTGGCCGGCATGCGCGCGGCTCTTGCCGCGCCAGGACATCTGGACGTGGCGCTGATTTCAAAAGTCCATCCGGTCCGCAGCCATTCGGTGGCGGCTCAAGGCGGCATCAACGCGGCGCTCGGCGAGAACGATTCGTGGGAAGCTCATGCCTTCGATACAGCGAAGGGAGGGCTGTATCTTGGCGACCAGGACGCTATCGAAGCGATGTGCCGGGAGGCTCCGGGGGACATTCTTGAGCTGGAGCGACTGGGTGTGATCTTCAGTCGCGATGCCCAGGGGCGCATCGCCCAGCGGCCATTCGGCGGCGCCGGATTTCCGCGTACATGCTATGCGGCCGATCGCACCGGCCACGCGCTGCTGCATGCGCTCTACGAGCAGATTCTCAAACGGCGCACCACCGTCTATGAAGAATGGTATGTCACCGCGCTGGTGGTCGAAGGCGGCGTCTGCCGAGGAGTGATTGCCTGGGACATCGTTCACGGCGGGTTGCGGCTCATTCAAGCCAAGGCCGTCATCCTGGCGACCGGCGGGAGCGGGCGGGCATTTCTGACCAGCACGAATGCGGTGATCAATACTGGCGACGGCATGGCGCTGGCTTACCGCGCCGGGGCGCCGCTCATGGACATGGAATTCGTCCAGTTTCATCCGACTACGTTGAAGGACACCGGCATTCTGATTACCGAAGGGGCAAGGGGCGAGGGCGGCTATCTGCTCAATACCCTGGGAGAGCGATTCCTGAAGCGCTATGCGCCGGAGCAAATGGAATTGGCGACCCGCTCGACCGTGTCTCTCGCGATTGGACAAGAAATACTCGAAGGGCGTGGCGTGGATGGCTGTGTATTGCTGGACCTCCGGCATCTCGGGCGAGATAAGATTGTGGAACGGCTCCCTCAAATCCGGCAGATTGCGATGGAGTTCGCCGGGCTCGATCCGGTTGAAACGCCGATCCCCATCAGGCCCGGCGCACATTATCAAATGGGCGGAGTCAGAGCCAACCAATGGGGCGAGACGGCTATCCCAGGTCTCTTCGCGGCGGGAGAATGCGCCTGTGTCAGCGTGCATGGCGCCAATCGTCTCGGCGGCAATTCGTTGCTGGAAACGATTGTGTTTGGCCGGCGCGCTGGAACAAGAGCCGGCGAATATGTTGGAGCTGTAGGGCATGAGGTTCCCGCCGGACATCATCTTGCTGAAGAGCGAGACAGGGTCGAGCGGCTGCTGTCTCAGCGCGGAGCAGAACGCGCCTGGCAAGTGCGGCAAGCGTTGGGAGAGGCGTTGAGTATGAACCTCGGAATTTTCCGGACACGAGAGTCGATGGCGGCGGCCGAACATAAGGTCCGCGATCTCCGGCAACGCGCGGCGGCCGTCACGGTGCAAGACAAGGGGCGAGTCTTCAACACCGACTTGATCCAGGCGCTGGAGCTGCAATGCTTGGTTGAACTTGCGGAAACCATTGTCGTGGGGGCGCTCGCGCGCGAGGAAAGCCGTGGCGCGCATTACCGGTCTGATTTTCCCACGCGCAACGATGCCGTCTGGCTGCGGCATACGCTGGCTCAGCGGACGCCTGGCGGGGCGAACCTGTCGTATGCTCCGGTCACAATCACTCGATTTCAGCCGAAGTAA
- a CDS encoding Transcriptional regulatory protein CusR (MaGe:77311018), which translates to MRVLVVEDETKVGSFIKRALEEESYAVDLCEDGSKGLEMVLATNYDLIVVDLMLPSMSGMDILKAARRERVQTPVMILTAQSQVDQRVKGLDAGADDYLTKPFAIDELLARVRALLRRGATESPGILQIDDLVLNPATREVARGGTRIELTLKEYALLEYLMRHTGRVLTRPMISEHVWNQDFDTFTNVIDVYVNYLRNKIDRGRSKKLIHTIRGSGYMLKVD; encoded by the coding sequence ATGCGTGTGCTTGTGGTTGAAGACGAAACGAAAGTCGGCAGTTTCATCAAGCGCGCGCTTGAGGAAGAAAGTTACGCCGTCGATCTGTGCGAAGACGGGTCCAAAGGCCTTGAGATGGTGCTGGCGACCAACTACGATTTGATCGTCGTCGATCTCATGCTGCCGTCGATGTCGGGGATGGACATTCTGAAAGCCGCCCGCCGCGAACGGGTGCAAACGCCGGTGATGATCTTGACGGCGCAGTCCCAGGTCGATCAGCGGGTGAAAGGACTCGACGCCGGCGCCGACGATTATCTCACCAAGCCGTTTGCCATCGATGAATTGCTGGCCCGCGTGCGCGCGCTGCTGCGCCGAGGGGCGACCGAGAGTCCCGGCATCCTGCAAATCGACGATTTAGTGCTGAATCCGGCGACTCGCGAGGTCGCGCGCGGCGGGACGCGCATCGAGCTGACGCTGAAAGAATATGCGCTGCTGGAATATCTCATGCGGCACACTGGGCGGGTGCTGACAAGGCCGATGATTTCCGAGCATGTTTGGAACCAGGATTTCGACACCTTCACCAATGTCATCGACGTCTACGTCAATTATCTCCGCAACAAGATCGACCGGGGCCGCTCGAAAAAACTCATTCATACGATCCGTGGCAGCGGTTATATGCTGAAAGTCGACTGA
- a CDS encoding Formyltetrahydrofolate deformylase (MaGe:77311015), with product MAANRKDSVVILIHCKDRKGIVARVSGFIHDFGGNILDSDHHTDEETNDFLMRMEFATEGLQIPPDDISAAFAPIAKVFEMRYEVHHSSHRTRVGMLVSKQDHCLADLLQRHRRDELRIDIPVIASNHETCAEWAHLFKIPFVVLPVTKDTKPQQEQQVIATLKSHHVELVVMARYMQILSADFLAQIGCPVINIHHSFLPAFIGANPYRQAYERGVKIIGATAHYATQDLDEGPIIEQDVIRVGHRDTVDDLVRKGRDLEEIVLARAVRRHIEHRVLVYGRKTVVFD from the coding sequence ATGGCAGCCAATCGTAAAGATTCCGTGGTGATTCTGATCCACTGCAAAGACCGGAAGGGCATTGTCGCCCGCGTGTCGGGATTCATCCACGACTTTGGCGGCAACATCCTCGACTCGGATCACCATACCGATGAAGAAACGAACGACTTCCTGATGCGGATGGAATTCGCCACGGAGGGTTTGCAGATTCCTCCCGACGACATCTCCGCCGCCTTCGCGCCCATCGCCAAAGTGTTCGAGATGCGTTACGAAGTTCACCATTCTAGCCACCGGACGCGCGTCGGCATGCTGGTCTCGAAGCAAGACCACTGTTTGGCCGATCTGCTCCAACGCCACCGCCGGGACGAATTGCGCATCGACATCCCGGTCATCGCATCCAATCACGAGACCTGCGCCGAATGGGCCCACCTCTTCAAAATCCCGTTCGTCGTTTTGCCGGTCACCAAAGACACCAAGCCTCAGCAAGAGCAGCAAGTTATCGCAACGTTGAAATCCCATCACGTTGAACTGGTCGTCATGGCCCGCTACATGCAAATTCTAAGTGCGGACTTCCTCGCTCAAATCGGCTGCCCAGTGATTAATATTCATCACTCGTTTCTTCCCGCGTTCATCGGGGCGAATCCCTACCGGCAAGCCTATGAGCGCGGCGTGAAGATCATCGGCGCAACCGCCCACTATGCAACACAGGACCTCGACGAAGGGCCGATTATTGAACAGGATGTCATTCGCGTCGGACACCGAGATACGGTCGACGATTTAGTGAGGAAGGGACGCGACCTGGAAGAAATTGTCCTCGCGCGCGCCGTGCGGCGGCATATCGAGCATCGGGTTTTGGTGTATGGAAGAAAAACCGTCGTGTTCGATTAG
- a CDS encoding Glycine dehydrogenase (decarboxylating) (glycine cleavage system P protein) (MaGe:77311020) — protein sequence MPHPDFLQPTDLFPPRHIGPSDNDIRDMLTVAGLPSLEHLCEVTVPQDIQLRKPLDLPPQRGEQDVLGELKQMAAKNRVYRSLIGMGYYHCITPGVIQRNILENPGWYTQYTPYQAEIAQGRLEALVNFQTMVGDLTGLPLANASLLDEGTAAAEAMAMCMAIARSRGEERTTFFVSHDCHPQTLAILRTRAEPLDIAIRSGPNTSIDFSDNTVCGLLLQYPTSDGYVGDVSGLVARAHEAGILVVVATDLLALTLLRPPGEFGADIAVGSSQRFGVPMGFGGPHAAFLTTKEEFKRQMPGRIVGVSKDAAGNTAYRLSLQTREQHIRREKATSNICTAQVLLAVMAGMYAVYHGPGGLRRIAQRVHGLTLMLAEGLRRLGFDVGPELFFDTLRIRAAKHQADPIRARANEQRINLRTHEDGSLGLSLDEASTEHEVEALLRLFVGHDQLPFHMADLASSVNLSYPDPLARTSSYLTHEIFNRYHAEHEMLRYLHRLQGKDLSLTHSMIPLGSCTMKLNATAEMLPVTWPEFAHLHPFAPTDQTQGYQELFHQLESWLAEITGFAAVSLQPNAGSQGEYAGLMAIRAYHRGQGASHRNVCLIPVSAHGTNPASAAMAGMTVVIVACDKQGNVDLTDLEAKAAQHRDQLSALMLTYPSTHGVFEADVRRICQIVHTHGGQVYMDGANMNAQVGLSRPGDYGADVSHLNLHKTFCIPHGGGGPG from the coding sequence ATGCCTCACCCCGATTTTCTGCAACCGACCGACCTCTTTCCACCGCGGCACATTGGCCCGTCGGACAACGACATCCGCGACATGCTGACCGTAGCCGGCCTGCCTTCGCTGGAACACCTTTGCGAGGTCACGGTTCCTCAGGATATCCAACTGCGAAAGCCGCTGGACCTGCCGCCGCAGCGGGGAGAGCAGGACGTGCTAGGCGAGCTGAAACAGATGGCGGCAAAAAACCGCGTCTACCGGTCACTGATCGGCATGGGCTACTACCATTGCATCACCCCTGGCGTAATCCAGCGGAACATTCTTGAAAATCCTGGCTGGTACACCCAATACACGCCCTATCAGGCCGAAATCGCCCAGGGCCGTCTTGAAGCGCTGGTGAATTTTCAAACGATGGTCGGGGACCTGACCGGATTGCCACTGGCCAACGCCTCTTTGCTGGACGAGGGGACCGCCGCCGCCGAAGCGATGGCGATGTGCATGGCCATCGCTCGATCCCGCGGCGAAGAACGCACCACCTTCTTTGTTTCGCACGACTGCCATCCGCAAACGCTGGCAATCCTCCGGACACGCGCCGAACCGTTGGACATCGCGATTCGCTCAGGCCCCAACACATCGATCGATTTTTCGGATAACACCGTATGCGGCTTGCTGCTCCAATATCCAACGAGCGACGGCTATGTCGGGGACGTCAGCGGGCTGGTCGCTCGGGCGCATGAGGCGGGGATACTCGTGGTCGTCGCCACGGATCTGCTGGCCTTAACCCTCTTGCGGCCACCGGGAGAGTTCGGCGCCGACATTGCCGTGGGCTCCAGCCAGCGGTTCGGCGTTCCTATGGGATTCGGCGGGCCGCATGCCGCCTTCTTAACCACGAAGGAAGAATTCAAGCGTCAGATGCCCGGACGGATCGTCGGCGTCTCAAAAGATGCGGCCGGCAATACGGCCTACCGGCTCTCTCTCCAAACACGCGAGCAACATATCCGCCGGGAAAAGGCCACGAGCAACATTTGCACAGCCCAAGTACTCTTGGCCGTCATGGCCGGCATGTACGCGGTGTACCACGGCCCCGGCGGACTCCGCCGCATCGCGCAGCGCGTGCATGGATTGACGCTGATGCTCGCCGAAGGCTTGCGCCGGCTCGGCTTCGACGTCGGCCCGGAATTGTTCTTCGACACCTTGCGCATCCGCGCGGCCAAGCACCAGGCCGATCCGATCCGCGCCAGAGCGAACGAACAGCGCATCAATCTCCGAACCCATGAAGACGGATCCCTCGGCCTCTCATTGGACGAAGCCAGCACCGAGCACGAAGTCGAGGCGCTCCTGAGGCTCTTCGTCGGCCATGACCAACTGCCGTTCCACATGGCCGATCTTGCCAGCTCTGTCAATCTCAGCTATCCCGATCCGCTGGCGCGAACCAGCTCCTATCTCACGCACGAGATTTTCAATCGGTACCACGCCGAGCATGAAATGTTGCGCTATTTACATCGGCTTCAAGGCAAGGATCTCTCGCTCACGCATTCGATGATTCCGCTCGGCTCCTGCACGATGAAACTGAATGCCACAGCGGAGATGCTGCCTGTCACCTGGCCAGAATTCGCCCATCTTCATCCGTTCGCCCCAACCGATCAGACGCAGGGATACCAAGAGTTATTCCATCAGCTGGAGTCTTGGCTGGCCGAGATTACGGGATTTGCCGCTGTCTCGCTCCAGCCCAATGCCGGCTCCCAAGGCGAATATGCGGGACTAATGGCAATTCGCGCCTACCACCGCGGGCAGGGCGCATCCCATCGGAATGTGTGCCTGATTCCAGTGTCGGCCCACGGCACCAACCCCGCGAGCGCGGCGATGGCAGGAATGACAGTGGTGATCGTCGCCTGCGACAAACAGGGCAATGTGGATCTGACCGATCTGGAAGCGAAAGCCGCGCAGCACCGCGACCAGCTATCGGCCTTGATGCTGACCTACCCCTCCACGCATGGCGTCTTCGAAGCGGACGTACGCCGGATCTGCCAGATTGTGCATACCCATGGCGGACAGGTGTACATGGACGGCGCCAACATGAACGCGCAGGTCGGCCTGTCGCGCCCCGGCGACTACGGCGCGGACGTCAGCCATCTGAACCT
- a CDS encoding Heavy metal sensor histidine kinase (MaGe:77311017), with the protein MPLRLRLTLWYGSTLALVLIVFSVVLYHVTERSLRDAVDQSLEETANTAVRSLEERGFLPLIDEEELLSQFPELARIDKFFQIFSPSGTITLRSPNIKQHDVPLSRTALETTFSGKSIFESAKYPKEPPLRLVSVPIIYRGNLLYIVQVGTSMESIDETLRRLLLVLLVTVPIALAVSLASGWFLAGRALRPVDAITLAAQRIAAGDLSQRLTMSTSPDEIGRLASMFNDMIGRLDVSFRQIRQFTSDASHELRTPLTVMKGETELTLRRPRPLGDYQTVLESNLEEIDRMTHIVDELLFLSRADMGEVKMETLPVSLESLVEDIHRQAPLLGQERNIAVTLGAVQPAVVQGDELRLRELLLNLVENAIKYSHPDGNVEIALVADGANARLSVTDQGIGIASEDLPRIFHRFFRTDGARAHTKKGTGLGLAICAWIAEAHKGRIDVTSELGAGSTFTVTLPLAAPSA; encoded by the coding sequence ATGCCGCTGCGCCTTCGGCTGACGCTCTGGTACGGGAGCACGCTGGCTCTTGTGCTGATCGTGTTCTCCGTGGTGCTGTACCATGTGACCGAGCGCAGTCTTCGCGATGCGGTGGATCAATCGCTGGAAGAGACTGCCAATACGGCGGTTCGTTCGCTGGAAGAACGGGGGTTTCTCCCGCTCATCGACGAAGAGGAATTGCTGTCGCAGTTTCCCGAGCTTGCCCGGATCGATAAATTCTTCCAGATTTTCAGCCCGTCTGGCACCATCACGCTTCGGTCACCCAATATCAAACAGCACGACGTCCCGCTTAGCCGCACGGCGCTCGAAACGACGTTCAGCGGAAAGTCTATTTTTGAATCGGCGAAGTACCCGAAGGAGCCACCGCTCCGGCTCGTGTCCGTTCCGATCATCTACCGGGGGAACTTGCTCTACATCGTGCAAGTCGGGACGTCGATGGAGTCGATCGACGAGACGCTGCGCCGGCTGCTGTTGGTGTTGCTGGTCACCGTGCCGATTGCGCTGGCGGTGTCGCTGGCCAGCGGATGGTTTCTGGCCGGCCGCGCGCTGCGCCCCGTCGATGCGATTACGCTGGCGGCGCAGCGCATTGCCGCCGGCGATCTTAGCCAGCGGTTGACGATGTCGACATCTCCCGACGAGATCGGACGCCTGGCCAGCATGTTTAACGACATGATCGGCCGGCTCGATGTGTCGTTCCGGCAGATTCGTCAATTTACCAGCGATGCATCCCACGAGCTGCGGACGCCGTTGACCGTCATGAAGGGCGAGACGGAGTTGACGCTCCGCCGTCCCCGCCCACTCGGCGATTATCAAACCGTGCTCGAAAGCAATCTGGAAGAAATCGACCGCATGACGCACATCGTCGACGAGTTGCTGTTCCTCTCCCGCGCCGATATGGGAGAGGTGAAAATGGAGACGCTGCCGGTCAGTTTGGAATCGCTCGTCGAAGACATCCATCGGCAAGCGCCACTGCTCGGGCAAGAGCGCAATATCGCCGTGACGCTCGGCGCGGTGCAACCGGCCGTGGTCCAGGGCGATGAGCTCCGGTTGCGGGAGCTGCTGTTGAATCTGGTTGAGAATGCCATTAAGTATTCCCATCCTGACGGGAACGTCGAAATTGCTCTTGTCGCAGACGGAGCGAATGCGCGGCTGTCGGTCACGGACCAAGGGATCGGCATTGCTTCGGAGGATCTGCCCAGAATCTTCCATCGTTTTTTCCGCACCGATGGCGCCCGGGCCCATACGAAGAAGGGCACCGGCCTCGGCCTCGCCATTTGCGCCTGGATTGCCGAAGCGCACAAGGGGCGTATCGATGTAACTAGCGAACTGGGTGCCGGATCGACGTTTACCGTGACGCTTCCCTTGGCAGCTCCTTCCGCTTAA